GGTTTAAGCTGCGATCTCTGTTTGTCTCTCGCTTTTGATAACTTCGATCAATCCAGTTAAGACCTGACCAGGACCTAACTCCAGAAAGTCCATATTGCCCTGGTCGTACAGGTAGTCGATAGTCTCTGTCCAGCGAACGGAATGAGTGATCTGGTCGCTCAGTAATTGGATTTCGTTGCCCTGCTGATAGGGGCGGGCCGTTGAATTCGCAATGACTGGTATACGAGAGCGTTTGAAGTTAAATTGTTGTAAATATTCTGCGAATTCCATTTGGGCCTGTTTCATATAGCTGGAATGGAAAGCGGCGCTCACCGGAAGTCGTATATAGCGTATCCCAGCATTTTCGAACGGGTTCGTGGCCGCATCTATCTGTTCAGCAGAACCGGAAAGAACGATTTGTACCGGAGAATTAAAATTCGCGACTTCAATTTTATCGAAATTGTGTTGGCTGAGAATTTCGCTGATCTCTTCTATAGTTGCTCCGAGAACTGCAGCCATAGCGCCGGATTTAGACTGGCTCATGAGCTCGCCGCGTTTTTTAACAAGTTTTAAACCTGTTTCAAAGTCGATGATACCCGCAGCAAATAGCGCTGCATACTCGCCTAAGCTATGACCAGCTACGAAGTCACTTTTTTTACTGGTGAGTTCAAATTGCTTGAGGTAAGCAAGGGCCGATACTACAAAAATTGCAGGTTGCGTGTATTGCGTAAGCGAAAGCTTGTTTTCTGGGTCTTTAACACAAAGTTCCTTGATGTCATATCCAAGAATATCGCTAGACCTTAAGGTAAGGGTACGAAAATCCTCAAGGAGTTCTTCGCCCATTCCTATAAATTGTGATCCCTGACCGGGAAATACATAAGTCAACATAATCATGCTCCTTTGAAAAACGTATGCTCACCCTGTTGAAGAATGAGCGATTTGTACTTGGGTAGATCGTTCCCAAATGGTGACATTACAGCGTGTGTAGCAAAGTGATCACTTTGCGGTAAGCCGTACTTAACAAAATTAGCGAGCGTGCCTGATGGCCCGAGGTCCAGATAAACCGTATTGGAGTAAGGAGTGTTTTTTGCCCCGTTCTGGAATAATTCGAGCGTTTCCTTAAATAGAATCGGATCGCGCACGACCTTCCACATTGTGTCGGGGCAAAAGGCCTCCAGGTACTGTGCTGCCATTGACGAAATCACAGGTATTTCCGGTTTCTTAAATTCAATACCATCAAAGGTCGTTAAAAATTCGGTTTTTAACGGATCAAGCAGTGAACTGTGAAAGGGTTGGCTAACCGGAAGGTAGTCGTATATCGCATTTCGGCTTTCGAGTTGTACGGTGGTGCGACGTAGGGCTTCAGGACTGCCTGAGATACAGTAATGATTGGCAAAATTGATACCTGCCAACTCACAACCGCTTGCTGTAATGCCATATTCCTGAATATGCTGCGTGGGTTCGAGTATCGCCATCATGCCGCCTTCGGGGCATTTTTTGTAAAACAAGAGCGCTTGTTTGGCGACAATTTGCATGGCTTCTTCCGGGGTCAATACGCCGCTAACTGCGAGCGCAACCATTTCCCCAAGACTCGTACCCAATAGATAATTTGGGATTATGCCCTCATGAATCAAGCACTGAGCCACAGAATACTGAATCATTAACAATGCCGGGTGCGTATGCAAAATATTGTCAAATTTTTGCGCTGTACCAGGGGGCTTGTGGTATAGAATATCTAATATCGAATATCCGATGTGAAGCTCTGCTATTTCATCCATATGCTGCATTTGCTTTCTAAAAAATGGCAGACTTTCATAGAGTTCACGTCCCATATTTAAATACTGTGAACCCTGGCCAGAGAACATAAATACAATTTCGTTTTTCATGGTTTTAAATTCTTCTCAATTCCATTTGTTAAACAATAATGTCCGACAGAGGTCGTCGTACCGATTTTTCCAGTGTTGCTGATTCCCCAATGCGAACGATTGACACAAGCTCGTTTGAATCGTCCAATTGAAGAGCTGATAGAACCTTATTGGCGTAA
The DNA window shown above is from Alteromonadaceae bacterium 2753L.S.0a.02 and carries:
- a CDS encoding polyketide biosynthesis malonyl-CoA-[acyl-carrier-protein] transacylase/trans-AT polyketide synthase/acyltransferase/oxidoreductase domain-containing protein, with translation MLTYVFPGQGSQFIGMGEELLEDFRTLTLRSSDILGYDIKELCVKDPENKLSLTQYTQPAIFVVSALAYLKQFELTSKKSDFVAGHSLGEYAALFAAGIIDFETGLKLVKKRGELMSQSKSGAMAAVLGATIEEISEILSQHNFDKIEVANFNSPVQIVLSGSAEQIDAATNPFENAGIRYIRLPVSAAFHSSYMKQAQMEFAEYLQQFNFKRSRIPVIANSTARPYQQGNEIQLLSDQITHSVRWTETIDYLYDQGNMDFLELGPGQVLTGLIEVIKSERQTEIAA
- a CDS encoding bacillaene synthase trans-acting acyltransferase — protein: MKNEIVFMFSGQGSQYLNMGRELYESLPFFRKQMQHMDEIAELHIGYSILDILYHKPPGTAQKFDNILHTHPALLMIQYSVAQCLIHEGIIPNYLLGTSLGEMVALAVSGVLTPEEAMQIVAKQALLFYKKCPEGGMMAILEPTQHIQEYGITASGCELAGINFANHYCISGSPEALRRTTVQLESRNAIYDYLPVSQPFHSSLLDPLKTEFLTTFDGIEFKKPEIPVISSMAAQYLEAFCPDTMWKVVRDPILFKETLELFQNGAKNTPYSNTVYLDLGPSGTLANFVKYGLPQSDHFATHAVMSPFGNDLPKYKSLILQQGEHTFFKGA